In Gemmatimonadota bacterium, the genomic window ATCCGGTCCCTGGGCGTCGGTCACCCAGACGTTTCCCTCCCGATCGACATGGATGCCGTGCGGAAAGATGAACATCCCCTCGCCGAACCGCCTGCGGAGCCGCCCCGACGCGTCGAATTTGAGCACCGGGTTCAGTTTGGAGCCAGCGCAGCTATTGGCAGCGCAGCGCTCGGCGACCCAGATGGAGCGGCCGTCGATGTCGATGTCGACGGCGCTCGTCGAGCCCCACCACCGTCCCTCGGCCAGCTTGAAATGGTTCTCGACGGGTCGATACGGATTGCTTAGGTCATCGGCCGGCTGGGTGTGGCCCTGCGAGGATACCGTTCCGCTCGGCAGCGCGGCCGCCGCGACGAGGGAGAGAGCCAGGGTGACTCTCCTACGACCTGGAACCGCCATCGCCCGCGCTAGAACGTCGCGAGCCCCATGAACGGCGAGGCGGTTCCGTTTGGCACCGGCATCATCGTCCAGGAGACCATGAACTCCCACCGCTGCAGACGGGCAGCGAGCTCGGCGACATCCTTGAAATATCCGTTGTCGATCGTGGCGGTCCCCCAGATCGGTATCAGGATGTCGTGAATCGGGCGCCGCCAGATGCCTTCCACGCCCGACGGCTGGACATCAGACACGGCGTCTCCGCCGAGGATCGCGATGTCGCGCTCCTTCAGCCAGGGTAGTACCGACGCGTGCAGGCCCGCGGTCTCGCCCGCGTAGTTCCAGGGGCCCTCCGCTTCGCGCCGCGCCCACCGGCCCGTCCGGACGAACACCGCGTCGCCGCTGCCGATCGTGATGCCCGCGAACTCCTCCCACGCTTCGAGGTCCTCCACGAAGATCGGCTGCCTCTTGTCGAGATACTCGACCCCCTTCAGCAACGGGATATCGACCAGGATGCCCCGCGTGACGTAGCCCGGGCCCATGTTGTCGATCGAGCCGCTTCCGCAGCCCTCGGCGTTGAGGTTTTGCGGCTTCCCGTTGTAGACCGTCGGGTTCTCCCTGTCGCTCTGCACGACGTAGTGACAGAGCGCGTCGATGTGGGAGTTGCCGCCATCGTGGATCGCGAAGCTGATCGCGTCGAGGGCGCCGCGGACCTCGCCGGTCTCGGGATCGAGCCCCGGCATCCAGTGCTTCGGCTCGACCCGCATGTTCCCGTTGTCGATGGTCATCGCCATTTCCGGGAAGTGATAGAGCGACACCGAGATCCCCTCTCGCACCAGGCTCACGGCCGCCCTGGTCTTTTCCGGCGTGATCAGATTCAGCGTGCCGCGCTGGTCGTCGGGGCCCCAGCGGCCCCAGTTCTTCATCTCCTGCTCCCACTCCAGCATCTGCTCGTGGGTGACCAGCTTGTCGGGCCGCTGGGTCGCGGGGTGCGGCTCGATCGCCGTCTGCTGCTGGGCCGCCGCCGGTGCCGACGGCTGAGCTGCCACGAGGGAGGCATCCGCGCCCCTCAGGACCACCGTCCCGATGCCCACGAGGCCCAACTCGTCCGGGTCAGTGCCGTGAAGCGCCTCGACCACGAGCGCGTGCCTTCCCGCGGGCAACACGGTGCGGAGTCGGGCGGTGGCCGGTTCGCCGGCGCGCCCATCGCCCAGCACGAAACCCTGGTCGGCGCCCAGCAAAGCCTGGCCCTGGTCGTCGGTCGTGAACGTCGACCAGTCTTCCCTTCCGGCCAGTTGGTATTCGACTATCTGATTGGCGACCGGCGTCTTTTCCAGTACCCAGGGCACCATGGTCTGCAGCGTGATGCGATATCGCAACGTGCCGGTGTCCGGTGGATCGCCGTCGAGGCTCGTCCCCGCCGACTGCGCGGTCAACGTCACCTCGGTGGGCGCCCCCCCGGTGGCCGCGGACTGCTCGAGACTCAGCGTGATGGGGAGGGGTGTGCTCGGCGCTTCGATGCCATCCAGCCAGCGATACAGCGTCGCCAGGTCGGCGTCGGACGCGAGCCGGTGGGAGACCCTGGGCATCTCCCCGCTCGGGAGCCGGAGATACGTGGCGAAGGTCCGCAGCGAAAGCTGGGTCCCGGCAATGGCGGGCCCGGATCCTCCACCGCCGGACTTGCCGTGGCAATTCCAGCATCCCAGGCGGTCGATGTAGAGCTCTTCGCCCGAGAGCGCTTCCACCTGCGCCTGACCCACCGATGGCAGCAGGAAGAGCAGGAGAGCAACGGGCAAGAGTCCGCCGATGCCTTCGACCGTTCTACCTACCCACTGGACCGTCGTCATGTCGACCCCCGCATCTCGTGGCAGTTTCGCGCGACCTTCGGTTAGTTGAGCGGGCCCGTCTCCCAGCCGCCCCGGGGCTCCGGCTGGTTCGCCGCGTTGGGCCCCGAGATGTATCCGAACACGGCGCCGACGCACAGGTTGCCCAAGTACACGTAGGTGGAGTGATTGCCGATGTCGACGCCGGCCGCGTAAAGTCCCCGGATCGGTCTCAGGGTCCGGGAGAGCACCTGGCCCTGGGCGTTGACCCGCAGCCCCCCGTACGTCGCCGTGATGCCGGCCTGCACCATCACCGCATAGAACGGCGGCTGTGCGAGCGGCGTCGCCTGTGCCTCGATCATCTTCGGAACCGGCAGGGCCCAGGCCTTGCCGTTCTTCGCCGCCTGGTTGTACTCGTCGAGCTGTTGCTGCACGACCGCGGCCGGGATCCCACGTCCCCAGGCCTCCATCTGAGCAGTGAGCTCCTCCAACGTGTCGGCCGTAGCGACCGGCGCCCCGATGTCCTTGAACGCGATGAACTTGTCGATGTCGCCCAGACCGCAAGCCGCGCAGGCGCGTCTCGCGTTGACCGGCTCATCCCAGATGTAGGTGGCGGTCGCTTCCGGCTGCCGGGCCACCTCCTGGTTGATCAGCTGCTCGCCGCCACCCCGCGGTGTGCCGGCCTGCTTGCCCTGGGTCTCGTCCGCGAACCGCCGGCCGTGCAGGTTCACCACGACCGACCAGTTGCCGTGGTAGGTGGAGTAATTGGTCAGCGGATTCTGCATCTGCTTGGTCGGGCGTGCGGGCATGCCATGGCCGTAGAAGCCGTCCCAGCCCCCCTCGGTCGGCGCCGCGCCGATCTGCGTGGCGGCCCAGAAGCCGTCACCGGTGAGCGAGGGCTTGCGTCCCCCGAAGCTCGCGTTCCGCTGATGCAGGCTGCCGTAGTAGCGGGTGATGTTCTGGGTCACGAGCTGTGCGCTGCCGGCCCAGCCGCCGGTCGCGAGCACGACCGAGCGGGCGAGAATGCGGATCAGGCCCTGCTCGCCTTCGGCCAGCACCCCGATGACCTCGTAGCTCGAATTCGTAAGCACGCGCAGCATAGCGGTCTCCACCATCAGGGTTCCGCCGCCGCGCTCGAATTCGTCGACCATGAAGTTGACCCAGGCCACGGGCGGGATCGCCCGGCTTCTCGTGCGGCCGGGTCGCGCCGCACCGAGCGGCGCGCCCAGGTCGTCGTAGAAGTCGAAGGCCCGGGGCAGGTTGTCGAAGATGGTGCGCTGCACGACCGGATCGCCGTGCGGCGAGGTCTCGCGTATCTGTTCGTAGCTCTCGGACGTCCAGACGACCCCTTCCGAGTGGGCGGTGGTGCCGCCAGCCTCGTAGGCCTTCTCGAGAACGATCACGCGGGCGCCCGCCCGCTGCGCGCGCACCGCGGCGGTCAGACCACCGATGCCGCTGCCGCAGACAACGACGTCGGTTCGCATCTCCTGTACGGCTTCCTGCGCCTGCTCTGCGCCGATCGGCGCCGCGTCCAAGGCCCCGGCAGCCACGCCTGCCACGGCGCCGCCGAGAAAGTGCCGGCGTGAGAGGGTCGAGTTGGACTCATCTTGTCTCGTCATGATTTCACCTCCGGACTTGAGTCATCGGTCTCAGAACTGCAGCTATCGGTCTCAGAATGTCGCGATGGCGTTGAACGGACTCGCGGTTCCGCCCGGGACGCTCGTGATCTGCCAGGAGATCATGAACTCCCACCGCCTCCGTGCCGCGGCCTCCCTGGCCACGTCCTCGAGATACCCGTTGTCGACGAGCGGCAGTCCGATGAAGACCTGCGTCATGGTGTGCACCGGGCGGTTGATGCCCTGCACGCCGGACGGCTGCACGTCGTTCACCGCGTCTCCGACGAGTACTGCAACGCCCCGCTCCTTCAGCCAGGGCAATACCGAGGCGTGCAGACCGGCCCCGGTCTGTCCATAGCTCCAGGGGCCTTCCTGCTCACGCTTGGCCCAGCGTCCGCCCCGCACGAGTAGCACATCGCCGCTGCTGACCGTGACCCCCGCGAACCGTTCCCACTCCTCGAGGTCCGACACGTAGATCGGTGTGCTCTCCTCCAGCCAGTCCACACCGCGCAGCAGCGGCATGTCCACCAAGATCGCGCGCGTCACATAGCCGGGGCCCATGCGGTCGATCGCGAGGTCCTTGCACCCGTCCAGATCGAGATTCTGCGGATATCCGTTGAAGATCACCTGTTCCCCGTCGCGCTCGGTGGCGTAGTGGCACAGGGCGTCCATGTGCGCGAGCTGGCCGTCGTGCAACGAATAGCTTATCGCGTCGAGGGCGAAGCGGACCGCGCCGGTGTTCGGATCGACCGAGGTCATCCAGTGCCTGGTGGGCCCGAAGGTCTGGCTGTCGATCGCCTCCTCCTCACTCACGAAATGCGCCAGCGTGACCGTCACCCCGTCTTGCACCAGCCGGGCAGCCGCCCGGGTCTTCTCCGGGGTGATGAGGTTCAGCGTGCCGCGCTGGTCGTCGGGACCCCATCGGCCCCAGTTCGACAGCTCGGTTTCCCACTGCTCCAGGGTCGCCAGGGTGACCAGCACCGACGGATCCTGCGTCGAGGGATGGGCCTGGGGACGCGCCTGCTGCGGACTAGGACTAGGGGAAGCGGATCGCAACCCGGCGGCGGTGAGGGTGACCAGGGCGCCCAATACCAGGACCGGGACGACGACACGTCTTAGCATGATGACCTCTTAGGGCTGGGGTCGCGCTCACGTCCAGGACCGATGGGCCGAGCGTAGTGGCAACTCGACCCCGGCCCCTACGACGCTCATCATATCGGGCGTGGCGGAGGAGTGCCATGGAGATTGAGGCCTGAGAGCGGCAGCAGGCCCAGAGAGTGCCGCCTCGGCTAGAAGATCGTATAGATGAACGGAGCGAGAGCCGACCCCTGCGCGAATACGAGCAGTGTGCCGAGCAGAAGCATCACGATGATGATCGGAAGAAGCCACCACTTCTTGCGCACCCGCAGGAATAGCCAGAATTCCTTCAACAGGCTCATCCTGTGCTCCCGTGGTAGCGCCTAGAACTGGCGTCGCATATCGCTCTTCGCATCCTGTCCTTCTCCTTTGGTGAACCAATAGCCGGTTGCGTTGGTACGGTGAACGAGAGGATTGCCTTTTGTGCTCCTCATCACCAGTGCGATGGGCGTCAATACCAGGAAATAGACGATGCCCATGACGATGGGCGTCATCACCTTGGATATCTGGAGCGCCATCGCCATCCAGGCACGCTCCACCGGCTTGAGCTTCGCGGGCAAGAGAGCCGCGCCCAGAATCAAGAGGCCACCTAGCCCCCATAGAATCTGCGTAGGGAGCACACGGCCACGCCAGAGAGCTATCCCGCCGAGTACCAGGAACGCGGTCCCGACCGTGAGGCCGAACT contains:
- a CDS encoding cyclase family protein, which produces MTTVQWVGRTVEGIGGLLPVALLLFLLPSVGQAQVEALSGEELYIDRLGCWNCHGKSGGGGSGPAIAGTQLSLRTFATYLRLPSGEMPRVSHRLASDADLATLYRWLDGIEAPSTPLPITLSLEQSAATGGAPTEVTLTAQSAGTSLDGDPPDTGTLRYRITLQTMVPWVLEKTPVANQIVEYQLAGREDWSTFTTDDQGQALLGADQGFVLGDGRAGEPATARLRTVLPAGRHALVVEALHGTDPDELGLVGIGTVVLRGADASLVAAQPSAPAAAQQQTAIEPHPATQRPDKLVTHEQMLEWEQEMKNWGRWGPDDQRGTLNLITPEKTRAAVSLVREGISVSLYHFPEMAMTIDNGNMRVEPKHWMPGLDPETGEVRGALDAISFAIHDGGNSHIDALCHYVVQSDRENPTVYNGKPQNLNAEGCGSGSIDNMGPGYVTRGILVDIPLLKGVEYLDKRQPIFVEDLEAWEEFAGITIGSGDAVFVRTGRWARREAEGPWNYAGETAGLHASVLPWLKERDIAILGGDAVSDVQPSGVEGIWRRPIHDILIPIWGTATIDNGYFKDVAELAARLQRWEFMVSWTMMPVPNGTASPFMGLATF
- a CDS encoding FAD-dependent oxidoreductase, translated to MTRQDESNSTLSRRHFLGGAVAGVAAGALDAAPIGAEQAQEAVQEMRTDVVVCGSGIGGLTAAVRAQRAGARVIVLEKAYEAGGTTAHSEGVVWTSESYEQIRETSPHGDPVVQRTIFDNLPRAFDFYDDLGAPLGAARPGRTRSRAIPPVAWVNFMVDEFERGGGTLMVETAMLRVLTNSSYEVIGVLAEGEQGLIRILARSVVLATGGWAGSAQLVTQNITRYYGSLHQRNASFGGRKPSLTGDGFWAATQIGAAPTEGGWDGFYGHGMPARPTKQMQNPLTNYSTYHGNWSVVVNLHGRRFADETQGKQAGTPRGGGEQLINQEVARQPEATATYIWDEPVNARRACAACGLGDIDKFIAFKDIGAPVATADTLEELTAQMEAWGRGIPAAVVQQQLDEYNQAAKNGKAWALPVPKMIEAQATPLAQPPFYAVMVQAGITATYGGLRVNAQGQVLSRTLRPIRGLYAAGVDIGNHSTYVYLGNLCVGAVFGYISGPNAANQPEPRGGWETGPLN
- a CDS encoding cyclase family protein, with translation MLRRVVVPVLVLGALVTLTAAGLRSASPSPSPQQARPQAHPSTQDPSVLVTLATLEQWETELSNWGRWGPDDQRGTLNLITPEKTRAAARLVQDGVTVTLAHFVSEEEAIDSQTFGPTRHWMTSVDPNTGAVRFALDAISYSLHDGQLAHMDALCHYATERDGEQVIFNGYPQNLDLDGCKDLAIDRMGPGYVTRAILVDMPLLRGVDWLEESTPIYVSDLEEWERFAGVTVSSGDVLLVRGGRWAKREQEGPWSYGQTGAGLHASVLPWLKERGVAVLVGDAVNDVQPSGVQGINRPVHTMTQVFIGLPLVDNGYLEDVAREAAARRRWEFMISWQITSVPGGTASPFNAIATF